AGCCCAGCCGGTCCCATAGTGGCTGATCCGCTCGGCCAGCAGGCGGGCCCGCCACTGTTGATCATTGATACCGCCAATCAGCGCATACTCGATGGAGACCCGCCGTCCGGTGGCAAGGAAGTAGTCATGCGCCGCCGCCAGGACCTGGCGCACAGGATGGCGCCGGTTGATTGGCACCAGGCGGTCGCGGGTTTCATCATCCGGCGCGTGCAGCGACAGGGCTAATCGCACCGGCAGGCCTTCTTCGGCCAGCCGCCCGATGCCGTTTACCAAACCACAGGTAGAAACCGTCACCTTGCGCGCAGAGATGCCAAAGCCGGCGTTGGGTTCGGCCGTGATGGCGCGCAATGCCGTTGCCAATGCCTTGTAGTTGGCCAGCGGCTCTCCCATGCCAAGAAAAACAACATTGGATAGTCGTCTTGGCTGAGTCTGCGGAACCTCGGTTTCGCTGCCGGTGGCGGGCTGACCAGCCCTTTTGCCGCGAGACTGAGCTTCGGCATAATCGGCGTGATCCGCTGCTGATCGAGTCTGCAAAACCTCGGTTTCGCTGCCGTTGGGGGTCTGCCCATCCCTCTTGTCGCGAGACCGAGCTTCGGCATAAAACGGGTGGAGGTCGCCGCTCTGGGCTAGGGCGGCGGCTTGGCGGACCTGCTCGACCATCTCGGCGGCAGACAAATTGCGCAGCAGGCCGAGGTGGCCGGTGGCGCAGAACGGGCAACCAATGGCGCAGCCGGCCTGGCTGGAGACACAGACAGTAACCCGGTCGGGGTAGGCCATGACCACGGTCTCGATCCGGGCACCATCAAACAGACGGAACAGCGTTTTGACGGTGGCGCCTTGGTCGCAGGACTGATGGGCCACCGGTGTGGCCAGGCGGGGCAAGAAACGGTCCACTAGGTCCTGGCGTTGGCCGGCCGGCAAATCCGACATTTGAGCCGGATCGTCGCTGAGGTGGGAAAAGTAGTGCTGGGCCAACTGCCTGCCCCGCATGCGGGGCAGGCCGGATTCGACCAACCAGGCATCGCGTTCAGCTGGAGACAGATCCGCCAGGTGACGCGGCGGCGTGGCCCGGCTCACGGCCGGGCTCCTTTGGCCGCGCCAGCTCCAACGACCATCTCGGAGAGCACTGGCCCAGCGGGGCCAGCATCCGCTTCAACTCCAGGGGACAGTCTGGCGGCCAGCCATGCGGCCAGAGTCAGGTCCGCCAGGTGGCGCGGCGGGTGGGCGGCCACCGCCTTAGCCTGCCCGGACCCAGGCCGTTAGCAGGATGTAGGCCAGCGGCGCTGTCAGCAGGATCGAATCAACCCGGTCCAGCACGCCACCGTGACCCGGCAACAACCAACCCATATCCTTCAAACCAAGTTCACGTTTCAGCAGCGATTCGGTCAGGTCACCCAAAGTGGCCATGAAGGCACCGCCAAAACCCAGGGCCAAACCCAGCCACCAAGGGCCGTCCAGCAATTCGATCGCCACCACGGCAACGGCGATGCTCAACAGCAGCGATCCGGCCAGGCCTTCCCACGTTTTCTTCGGGCTGACCTGCGGCGCCAGCTTGTGACGTCCCAACCAAGTGCCGGCGAAAAAACCACCGGTATCGCTCGCCACCGGCAGCAACACCAGCAACAAGACCAAAAACCGGCCCCGGTTGTGGAAATCCTCAAAGGCCAATAACACCACCAAACTAGCCAACAGCGGCAGGTAGACCACCGCAAAGAAAGCGGCATAAAGGTCACGCGCCGGCGGCAGGCGAGGGGCGACATCGGCCATGGTCCAGGCCACCGTCAAGGCAGCGGTCAAGGCCAAACCCGCCAAAACGCCAGGCGGACCGGAAATGGCGGCCGCGATTTGGGTGCCAACGCCGCCCAAAGCCAGCGGCGCAAACGGCAAGTTGATCCGGGCGTGGGTCAGGGCCTGGCTTAGTTCCCAGCTGGCCAAACCCAGGGCCACGCAGACCAGACCAACAAACGGCCAGGGACTGAACCAGACCGAAGACACCAGGACGGCAAGCAGCCCCAGGGCCACCGGCACGGCGACGGCTAAGTTACGCCCGCCGGTCTGTTTGGGTTGGGCCAAATGCG
Above is a genomic segment from Micrococcales bacterium containing:
- a CDS encoding radical SAM protein; the protein is MSRATPPRHLADLSPAERDAWLVESGLPRMRGRQLAQHYFSHLSDDPAQMSDLPAGQRQDLVDRFLPRLATPVAHQSCDQGATVKTLFRLFDGARIETVVMAYPDRVTVCVSSQAGCAIGCPFCATGHLGLLRNLSAAEMVEQVRQAAALAQSGDLHPFYAEARSRDKRDGQTPNGSETEVLQTRSAADHADYAEAQSRGKRAGQPATGSETEVPQTQPRRLSNVVFLGMGEPLANYKALATALRAITAEPNAGFGISARKVTVSTCGLVNGIGRLAEEGLPVRLALSLHAPDDETRDRLVPINRRHPVRQVLAAAHDYFLATGRRVSIEYALIGGINDQQWRARLLAERISHYGTGWAHVNPIPLNPVAGSVWKASRPQDQTAFVQVLAGAGLAVTLRDTRGREIDGACGQLAAKEKEMV
- a CDS encoding phosphatidate cytidylyltransferase, giving the protein MARSHLAQPKQTGGRNLAVAVPVALGLLAVLVSSVWFSPWPFVGLVCVALGLASWELSQALTHARINLPFAPLALGGVGTQIAAAISGPPGVLAGLALTAALTVAWTMADVAPRLPPARDLYAAFFAVVYLPLLASLVVLLAFEDFHNRGRFLVLLLVLLPVASDTGGFFAGTWLGRHKLAPQVSPKKTWEGLAGSLLLSIAVAVVAIELLDGPWWLGLALGFGGAFMATLGDLTESLLKRELGLKDMGWLLPGHGGVLDRVDSILLTAPLAYILLTAWVRAG